Genomic segment of Atribacterota bacterium:
GTAAAACTTCCCACCACCTCAAACCCTTTCTCTCTGAGTATCACCCTTAATGGTTCATTATAGGAAGATTGTCCCAGGCCACTTGTGGAAAAAACGAATGCTTTTTTTCCTCTTCCGGGCGGAAGGTTGTCCACAAACTTGAGAATTCTTTTGTGAAAACGACCAAAAAAGATCCCTGACCCCAGTCCTAACAGATCGTAGGTGAGGATTTCGGAGGGGTTAATTTCTTCTGGTTCCACAAGCTGAGCCCCGAGTTCTTTTGCCAT
This window contains:
- a CDS encoding flavodoxin family protein codes for the protein MLVVVSVHHGNTRKIAERMAKELGAQLVEPEEINPSEILTYDLLGLGSGIFFGRFHKRILKFVDNLPPGRGKKAFVFSTSGLGQSSYNEPLRVILREKGFEVVGSFTCRGYDTFSLLKVFGGINRGRPNEEDLRASSVFAAQLKEGIKS